One part of the Bacillus sp. FJAT-45350 genome encodes these proteins:
- a CDS encoding NAD-dependent succinate-semialdehyde dehydrogenase: MSNVKQMYINGEWVLAESGNTLDVTSPATGEVVGTITYGDEKDTAKAIDAADAAFKEWGSATARERAKCLQKLSGLLAKNRDELAGIIAAELGKPIREATGEVLGAVDNFAWYAEEAKRVYGETVPSTFPNKRIHVMKQPVGVTAAITPWNFPINMAARKIAPALAAGCTVVLKPAEATPLTAVRLFELIEEAGFPKGVVNLVLGEPKAVGKEIMENEKVSKVTFTGSTPVGKLLMSQASNQLKRISLELGGHAPFIVFEDADLDAAVKGLFDSKYRNTGQMCICTNRLYVHESVAEEFAAKLVKRVERSVVGDGRNKEAEIGPLVNQAGLDKVLDHIEDAKSKGATVLTGGERLTGEGYDNGFFCSPAVLSNVTPEMKIVTEETFGPVVPIITFKDEEEVIAAANDSKYGLAAYMYSQNVSRCMRVPEKLEYGIVGVNDGSPTQTQAPFGGFKESGLGREGGKWGIEGFLETKFVSYGV; the protein is encoded by the coding sequence ATGTCAAATGTTAAACAAATGTACATTAATGGTGAATGGGTATTAGCTGAATCAGGTAATACTTTAGACGTTACAAGCCCAGCTACTGGTGAAGTAGTAGGAACGATTACATACGGTGACGAAAAAGATACTGCTAAAGCAATTGATGCGGCAGATGCTGCGTTTAAAGAGTGGGGTAGTGCAACAGCGCGTGAAAGAGCTAAATGCTTACAAAAGCTTTCTGGTTTACTTGCGAAGAATCGTGATGAGCTAGCTGGAATTATTGCTGCTGAATTAGGTAAGCCAATTCGTGAAGCAACTGGAGAAGTACTTGGAGCAGTTGATAACTTCGCTTGGTATGCTGAAGAAGCAAAGCGTGTATACGGGGAAACAGTTCCATCAACATTCCCTAACAAACGTATTCATGTAATGAAGCAACCTGTTGGGGTAACTGCTGCAATTACGCCTTGGAACTTTCCAATCAATATGGCAGCTCGTAAAATTGCACCAGCTTTAGCTGCAGGTTGTACAGTTGTTCTTAAGCCAGCTGAGGCAACTCCATTAACAGCTGTTCGTTTATTCGAATTAATCGAAGAAGCTGGATTCCCTAAAGGGGTAGTAAACCTTGTATTAGGTGAGCCAAAAGCTGTTGGTAAAGAAATCATGGAAAATGAAAAAGTAAGCAAAGTAACGTTTACTGGTTCAACACCTGTTGGTAAGCTATTAATGAGCCAAGCATCTAACCAATTAAAGCGTATTTCATTAGAGTTAGGTGGTCACGCACCATTTATCGTATTTGAAGATGCTGATTTAGATGCTGCTGTTAAAGGCTTATTTGACAGTAAATACCGTAACACTGGTCAAATGTGTATTTGTACGAACCGTTTATACGTACACGAGTCTGTGGCAGAAGAGTTTGCTGCGAAGCTTGTGAAGCGTGTTGAAAGAAGTGTTGTTGGTGATGGTCGTAACAAAGAAGCTGAAATTGGACCATTAGTTAACCAAGCTGGTTTAGATAAAGTATTAGACCACATTGAAGATGCAAAATCAAAAGGCGCTACTGTGTTAACTGGTGGGGAGCGCTTAACTGGTGAAGGTTATGATAATGGATTCTTCTGTTCACCAGCTGTTCTATCAAATGTAACTCCTGAAATGAAAATTGTAACAGAAGAAACATTTGGACCAGTTGTTCCAATTATCACATTCAAGGATGAAGAAGAAGTAATTGCAGCGGCAAACGACAGCAAGTATGGTCTTGCAGCTTATATGTATTCTCAAAATGTAAGCAGATGTATGCGTGTTCCTGAAAAACTTGAGTACGGTATCGTTGGCGTAAATGATGGATCACCTACACAAACTCAAGCTCCTTTCGGTGGCTTTAAAGAAAGTGGTTTAGGCCGTGAAGGTGGTAAATGGGGAATTGAAGGCTTCTTAGAAACGAAATTTGTTTCTTACGGAGTATAA
- a CDS encoding sensor domain-containing diguanylate cyclase — protein MDDKKGKTKRNKIRVILRKWVLIYTFIIASLILLPTFLIEFQQSNQQTQKEIENIVQAQSFSFENWLNDRSRDINIISKLDKVRDHDFERTKEYFHNFIEEKEEFSDLVFVNENGLVQFDTVSASLDRASDGDIIDVRGREYFKIAKNEMQEHITDVLISKVTNRPIVVLASPVLDNEGNFNGVVFGAIDLSTIDELMKGSQIGSTGHSYIVNNDGVLLTESWLEEQRSVASHLNYKIDEHIFQLAKKNVNQSPIIYRDPHGKQVFSSSTWINQDNWLLITEVSAFDSYINFIKKTSLVGLSILVAIIIANRLLFYFSRNSIEYPIEQLLQGVKNLEDGNYSYKIKELDKRTTANEFSQLYDAFNRMSEKVRGQFDSLEEISATCQLTNLYNRHYLMDRGEEILNSCYQAGISCSCITIDVDYFKKVNDTFGHLVGDEVLTHVANVISTSVRNLDIVARYGGEEFVVVLPNSNEVSSMQVAARIREEVEANPLSINDKSINCTVSLGVAEAKPTDGAITLLELIGNSDKSLYHAKASGRNQIQQFSNLKETTEENDTNI, from the coding sequence GTGGATGATAAAAAAGGCAAAACTAAAAGAAATAAAATTCGTGTAATATTGCGAAAATGGGTATTAATTTATACATTTATCATTGCCTCTTTAATTTTATTACCGACGTTTTTAATAGAATTTCAACAATCGAATCAACAGACGCAGAAAGAAATAGAAAATATAGTACAGGCACAATCTTTCTCGTTTGAAAATTGGCTTAACGATCGTTCTAGAGATATAAATATCATTTCAAAGCTAGATAAAGTAAGGGATCATGATTTTGAACGAACAAAAGAATATTTTCATAACTTTATAGAAGAAAAAGAAGAATTTTCAGATTTGGTTTTCGTTAACGAAAATGGGCTTGTTCAATTTGATACGGTATCTGCTAGTCTTGATCGAGCGAGTGATGGAGACATTATCGATGTTAGAGGTCGCGAGTATTTTAAAATAGCAAAAAATGAAATGCAGGAACATATAACAGATGTTTTAATTAGTAAGGTAACGAATAGACCAATTGTAGTATTAGCCTCACCAGTATTAGATAATGAAGGGAATTTTAATGGAGTTGTCTTTGGTGCAATTGATTTATCGACTATAGATGAATTAATGAAAGGTTCTCAAATTGGAAGTACAGGTCACTCTTATATTGTAAACAACGATGGGGTATTGTTAACAGAGTCATGGCTGGAGGAACAGCGAAGTGTAGCCTCACATTTGAATTATAAGATAGACGAACATATTTTTCAGCTTGCAAAAAAAAATGTAAATCAGTCTCCAATTATTTATCGAGATCCTCATGGGAAACAAGTTTTTAGTTCAAGTACGTGGATTAATCAAGACAACTGGTTGCTTATTACAGAAGTAAGTGCGTTTGATTCATACATAAACTTTATTAAAAAAACATCGCTTGTTGGTCTATCTATTTTAGTAGCTATTATTATTGCGAATCGTTTACTCTTCTATTTTTCAAGAAATTCGATTGAATATCCAATTGAACAACTTCTTCAAGGAGTAAAGAATTTGGAGGATGGTAATTATAGTTATAAAATAAAAGAACTAGATAAACGCACTACAGCAAACGAGTTTAGTCAATTATATGATGCCTTTAATCGTATGAGTGAGAAAGTAAGAGGACAGTTTGATTCATTAGAAGAAATATCGGCTACTTGTCAGCTTACAAATTTGTATAACCGACATTATCTAATGGACCGTGGTGAAGAAATATTGAATAGCTGTTACCAAGCAGGTATTTCTTGTTCCTGTATTACGATTGACGTTGATTATTTTAAGAAAGTAAACGATACATTTGGTCATCTTGTTGGTGATGAAGTACTTACACATGTAGCTAATGTTATATCTACATCTGTTCGCAATTTGGATATTGTTGCACGCTACGGAGGAGAAGAGTTTGTTGTAGTTCTACCAAATTCAAATGAGGTAAGTAGTATGCAAGTTGCAGCTAGAATTAGAGAAGAAGTAGAAGCGAATCCATTAAGCATTAACGATAAGAGTATAAACTGTACAGTTAGTTTAGGTGTTGCAGAGGCAAAGCCTACTGATGGTGCGATAACTTTGCTGGAGTTAATAGGCAATTCTGATAAATCTCTTTATCATGCGAAGGCGAGTGGTCGAAATCAAATTCAGCAATTTTCTAATTTAAAAGAAACAACAGAAGAGAATGATACTAATATATAA
- a CDS encoding squalene/phytoene synthase family protein, producing the protein MSEQMELHNTAMEMLKETSRTFYIPITFLPDQLKEAVASAYLAMRAIDEIEDHPEIVKEEKAALLRSVAATLSSQTRQADLETLFKPYSAKLPDVSLQLEEWISFCPEEITPQVIESTTEMAEGMAKWVERDFSVTSKEDLDEYTYYVAGLVGTLLSKLWEWYDNTKTDNELAIAFGRGLQAVNIIRNRTEDLERGGVDFFPEGWELEDMFRYARSNLNKGQLYLEELRSGPILYFCKIPLALAIGTLDAIEKGHEKLSRDDVFQIVNKVVGE; encoded by the coding sequence ATGAGTGAGCAAATGGAATTACACAATACCGCGATGGAAATGTTGAAGGAAACAAGCCGCACTTTTTATATACCGATTACCTTCTTACCTGACCAACTAAAAGAAGCTGTTGCCTCAGCGTACTTGGCAATGAGAGCAATTGATGAAATAGAAGACCATCCAGAAATAGTAAAAGAAGAAAAGGCAGCTTTACTACGTTCAGTTGCAGCAACATTAAGTAGCCAAACTAGACAAGCTGATTTAGAAACACTCTTTAAACCATATTCAGCAAAATTACCGGATGTGTCATTACAATTAGAAGAATGGATTTCTTTTTGTCCAGAAGAAATTACTCCACAAGTTATAGAATCTACTACTGAAATGGCAGAAGGAATGGCCAAATGGGTAGAAAGAGACTTCTCTGTTACCTCTAAAGAGGACCTCGATGAATACACTTATTATGTTGCTGGGTTAGTCGGCACACTTCTTTCAAAACTTTGGGAGTGGTATGACAATACAAAAACTGATAATGAGCTTGCCATTGCTTTCGGCCGTGGATTACAAGCTGTAAATATTATACGTAATCGAACGGAAGATTTAGAACGTGGAGGAGTAGACTTCTTTCCTGAAGGATGGGAGCTTGAGGATATGTTCCGTTATGCAAGAAGTAACTTAAATAAAGGACAGCTCTACCTTGAGGAATTACGTTCTGGGCCAATCCTATATTTCTGTAAAATACCACTTGCTCTTGCAATAGGTACATTAGATGCTATTGAAAAAGGTCACGAAAAGCTTAGTCGAGACGACGTGTTCCAGATTGTAAATAAAGTTGTTGGTGAGTAG
- a CDS encoding polysaccharide deacetylase family protein — MINVKKTVSKKFYMKVISCMLILSFISPMLNVNTYAQESKLAEAPVFIDNKAVRTKYIMRDGHMLVPSLFFKHTGIRVDWNEEFRSAVFRYGSTYFALPVGTNYSDDYMMDTGTWQRSILTSKTVEFNGELFVPLVDVARKFGMTVRYDPTVARTFITTNIPVPQNVIYRGDPNKKLVALTFDDGPEDYYTKKILDILKEKNAPATFFVLGKQVEEFPTMMKRIVDEGHGIANHTWNHPLIPNIGTDKLIEEVRSTQQIMAKTVGRQPDIIRPPFGAFTKSDAIVLNQMGMRIIMWSVDTLDWSGLSGDEIVNIVHKDVTPGGIILQHNFQSDARLLDGTIDALPRIIDELREKGYKFVTVQTLLDSR, encoded by the coding sequence GTGATTAATGTGAAAAAAACTGTATCAAAAAAATTTTATATGAAAGTGATAAGCTGTATGTTAATTTTATCTTTCATTTCTCCTATGTTAAATGTAAATACATATGCTCAAGAGTCAAAGTTAGCAGAAGCACCTGTGTTTATTGATAACAAAGCAGTTAGAACGAAATATATAATGCGAGATGGTCATATGCTCGTACCTTCGTTATTTTTCAAACATACAGGGATAAGGGTCGACTGGAATGAAGAATTTCGCTCAGCTGTTTTCAGATATGGAAGCACCTATTTTGCTTTACCTGTTGGAACAAACTACTCTGATGATTATATGATGGATACAGGAACCTGGCAGAGAAGTATATTAACATCAAAAACTGTCGAATTTAACGGTGAATTATTTGTGCCGCTTGTAGATGTAGCAAGAAAGTTTGGGATGACTGTTCGATATGATCCAACAGTGGCACGTACATTTATTACAACAAATATTCCAGTACCTCAAAATGTGATTTATAGAGGAGATCCTAACAAAAAGCTTGTAGCTTTAACATTTGATGATGGTCCAGAAGATTACTATACAAAAAAAATCTTAGACATCCTTAAAGAAAAAAATGCACCGGCTACGTTTTTTGTATTAGGTAAGCAAGTGGAAGAGTTCCCGACTATGATGAAGCGAATTGTTGATGAAGGTCATGGGATTGCAAACCATACTTGGAATCACCCTTTGATACCGAATATAGGTACTGACAAATTAATTGAAGAAGTCAGGTCAACACAACAAATAATGGCTAAGACAGTAGGAAGACAACCAGACATAATTCGACCTCCATTTGGAGCATTTACAAAATCAGATGCCATCGTGTTAAATCAAATGGGCATGAGAATCATTATGTGGTCTGTTGATACACTTGATTGGAGCGGTTTATCTGGTGATGAAATTGTCAACATTGTCCATAAAGATGTTACTCCTGGAGGGATCATTCTTCAGCATAACTTCCAATCAGACGCACGACTGTTAGATGGTACGATTGATGCTTTGCCAAGAATAATTGATGAACTAAGAGAAAAAGGATATAAATTTGTAACAGTGCAAACATTGTTAGACAGTAGATAG